The following are from one region of the Polyangiaceae bacterium genome:
- the mutH gene encoding DNA mismatch repair endonuclease MutH — protein MASPPQSEAELLSRARALAGVTLGELSTRLGLSAPPDLRRAKGFVGQVVEAALGATAGSRAQPDFAEIGVELKTLPVDRRGRPAESTFVCTIDLGEVGDVEWEHSWVRRKLSRVLWVPVEGERSIPPAERHLGEPLLWSPDADEEAALRFDWDELSGLIGRGDVESITGQMGQVMQVRPKAANSRSRRRGFDADGAPFAALPRGFYLRATFTARILEKHYRLPTSS, from the coding sequence ATGGCGAGCCCGCCCCAGAGCGAAGCCGAGCTTTTGTCCCGAGCCCGGGCCCTGGCCGGCGTGACCCTGGGCGAGCTCTCGACCCGACTGGGGCTGAGCGCGCCGCCAGATCTCCGGCGGGCCAAGGGCTTCGTGGGGCAAGTGGTGGAGGCGGCGCTGGGCGCGACGGCCGGGTCTCGGGCACAGCCGGACTTCGCGGAGATCGGCGTGGAGCTCAAGACCCTGCCGGTGGACCGTCGGGGGCGTCCCGCGGAGTCGACCTTCGTGTGCACCATCGACCTGGGCGAGGTGGGCGACGTGGAGTGGGAGCACTCCTGGGTGCGACGAAAATTGTCGCGCGTGCTGTGGGTCCCGGTGGAAGGAGAGCGCAGCATCCCTCCCGCAGAGCGCCACTTGGGGGAACCGCTCTTGTGGAGCCCGGACGCGGACGAAGAAGCCGCCCTGCGCTTCGATTGGGACGAGCTGTCGGGGCTCATCGGCCGCGGGGACGTGGAGAGCATCACCGGGCAGATGGGGCAAGTGATGCAAGTGCGCCCCAAGGCGGCCAACAGCCGCTCCCGCCGCCGGGGTTTCGATGCGGACGGCGCGCCCTTCGCGGCGCTGCCGCGCGGGTTCTACCTACGCGCGACCTTCACCGCCCGCATCCTCGAGAAGCACTACCGGCTGCCTACTTCTTCTTGA
- a CDS encoding L,D-transpeptidase — protein MRVAVSGVIVLAVAALPACASKENTAPKPAPSAEAPVTETSAAPVASVAPAAPDKPKDDGPRLYVKSRFAWVHPQPGSEGWIGYLWSGASVKLKQAEPVVGPGCSKWVAIEPRGYVCADGERATLDPKDPAYQVLAKYAPRLDTAWPHDYGESRGLIRYKTIPTPEEQRRREWDLVDHMKEVQAALEGKPRDASLEGVDLTPAPSTPIELGELPGTAREPRNRLLPTSTVAWIAQTHAEGRDWLLSADMMWAPKDRVMVYPKVTFHGVELGKGVQLPLAFFRGEDRDKFERKADGSFVPAGDKFLRLSYVQLTGKSEDKDGETYLETRDGGRWVKKKEAVVPEPSSTTPWGAPVGGADTKDAPAGRRTWIEASVWKGWLVAFEGTKPVYATMISPGRGGTPVRGKTPLETASTPTGSFKITGKFATATMVAPHEYIHSDVPWTQNFSGPHALHGAYWHDNWGNRMSAGCVNVSPIDGKWLFEFTEPELPPGWHGVRWRPSEEPATTFIVHD, from the coding sequence GTGCGGGTCGCAGTTTCAGGTGTGATCGTCCTCGCCGTCGCCGCTCTTCCGGCGTGCGCCAGCAAGGAGAACACCGCGCCGAAGCCGGCGCCCAGCGCCGAAGCGCCGGTCACCGAAACCAGCGCCGCCCCGGTGGCCAGCGTGGCTCCCGCGGCTCCCGACAAACCCAAGGACGACGGCCCGCGGCTGTACGTGAAGAGCCGCTTCGCCTGGGTACACCCACAGCCTGGCTCCGAGGGCTGGATCGGCTATCTGTGGTCCGGCGCCTCGGTGAAGCTCAAGCAGGCCGAGCCGGTGGTGGGCCCGGGCTGCAGCAAGTGGGTGGCCATCGAGCCCCGCGGCTACGTGTGCGCCGACGGTGAGCGTGCCACCTTGGATCCCAAGGACCCCGCGTACCAGGTGCTCGCCAAGTACGCTCCACGCCTCGACACCGCGTGGCCCCATGACTACGGCGAGTCCCGCGGTCTCATCCGCTACAAGACGATCCCCACGCCGGAGGAGCAGCGCCGCCGCGAGTGGGATCTCGTCGACCACATGAAAGAGGTGCAGGCGGCCCTCGAAGGCAAGCCTCGGGATGCGTCCCTCGAGGGCGTGGATCTCACACCGGCCCCGAGCACGCCCATCGAGCTCGGCGAGCTTCCGGGCACCGCCCGCGAGCCCCGCAATCGCCTGCTGCCCACCTCCACCGTGGCGTGGATCGCTCAGACTCACGCCGAAGGTCGCGACTGGCTGCTCTCGGCAGACATGATGTGGGCGCCGAAAGATCGCGTGATGGTCTACCCCAAGGTCACCTTCCACGGGGTGGAGCTCGGAAAGGGCGTGCAGCTGCCCTTGGCGTTCTTCCGCGGGGAAGACCGCGACAAATTCGAGCGCAAGGCCGACGGCAGCTTCGTGCCCGCGGGCGACAAGTTCCTGCGCCTGAGCTACGTGCAGCTCACCGGCAAGAGCGAAGACAAAGACGGCGAAACCTACCTGGAGACCCGCGACGGCGGCCGCTGGGTGAAGAAGAAAGAAGCCGTCGTGCCGGAGCCGTCGAGCACCACGCCCTGGGGCGCTCCCGTGGGAGGAGCCGACACCAAGGACGCCCCCGCCGGCCGTCGCACCTGGATCGAGGCGAGCGTGTGGAAGGGCTGGCTGGTCGCCTTCGAAGGCACGAAGCCCGTGTACGCCACCATGATCTCCCCCGGTCGCGGCGGCACCCCCGTGCGCGGCAAGACACCCCTGGAAACCGCCTCCACGCCCACCGGCAGCTTCAAGATCACCGGCAAGTTCGCCACCGCGACCATGGTCGCCCCCCACGAGTACATCCACTCCGACGTACCCTGGACGCAGAACTTCAGCGGCCCCCACGCGCTGCACGGCGCCTACTGGCACGACAACTGGGGCAACCGCATGAGCGCCGGCTGCGTGAACGTCTCTCCCATCGACGGCAAGTGGCTGTTCGAGTTCACCGAGCCGGAGCTACCCCCGGGCTGGCACGGCGTGCGCTGGCGCCCCAGCGAAGAGCCGGCCACCACGTTCATCGTCCACGACTGA
- a CDS encoding VOC family protein encodes MTISKATPYLIVGGQSERAIALYQAAFRAEVKSLQRFGDVNGSCPEAQKQRVMHAELTLGGATLMLSDGDGETPSPGGVVSIALNLDDPAQAHESFEVLAKSGKTIQPLFDAPWGALFGVVVDELGVSWMFNCAKS; translated from the coding sequence ATGACCATCTCCAAAGCGACTCCCTATCTGATCGTGGGCGGCCAGTCCGAGCGGGCGATTGCCCTGTACCAGGCCGCCTTCCGCGCCGAGGTGAAGAGCCTTCAGCGCTTCGGCGACGTGAATGGAAGCTGCCCGGAGGCACAGAAACAGCGCGTGATGCACGCCGAGCTGACTCTGGGCGGCGCCACGCTCATGTTGAGCGACGGCGATGGCGAGACGCCTTCACCCGGCGGTGTCGTGAGCATCGCTCTGAACCTCGACGATCCGGCGCAGGCCCACGAGAGCTTCGAGGTGCTGGCCAAGAGCGGCAAGACGATCCAGCCCTTGTTCGACGCGCCCTGGGGCGCGCTGTTCGGCGTGGTGGTGGACGAGCTCGGCGTGAGCTGGATGTTCAACTGCGCGAAGTCGTAG
- a CDS encoding CBS domain-containing protein: protein MSATRVGSAMTAFPHSIDVNEDVVTAQVMMDEHDCHHLPVTSEGAVVGVITDRDIQVAAALASGEPPATRVREVCHMPAFVVDADAPLGRTVAEMGERRISSAVVTRGGELVGILTATDVCRLFAQKLGA, encoded by the coding sequence ATGAGCGCGACTCGAGTGGGCTCGGCGATGACGGCGTTTCCTCATTCGATCGACGTCAACGAGGACGTGGTCACCGCCCAGGTAATGATGGACGAGCACGACTGTCACCATCTTCCGGTCACCTCCGAAGGTGCCGTGGTGGGCGTGATCACGGATCGCGACATCCAGGTGGCCGCGGCCCTTGCCAGCGGGGAACCCCCGGCGACGCGCGTGCGCGAGGTGTGTCACATGCCTGCCTTCGTGGTCGATGCCGACGCGCCCCTGGGCCGCACCGTGGCCGAGATGGGTGAGCGTCGCATTTCCAGCGCGGTGGTCACCCGCGGCGGCGAGCTGGTCGGCATCCTCACCGCCACGGACGTGTGCCGGTTGTTCGCGCAAAAGCTCGGCGCTTAG
- a CDS encoding nitroreductase family protein — MASDEHPFIPYRTERLEPEEMLTRGQAFFAEMNQRRSCRFFSEEPVPRAAIELAIQAASTAPSGAHRQPWRFVAISDANTKRRIRIAAEEEERISYEGGRMPPEWREALAPLGTDWHKPYLETVPWLVVVFEETFGQLPDGARRKNYYVKESVGIACGLFIAALHRMGLATLTHTPSPMGFLSEILGRPANEKPFILFPVGYPAADAKVPDLRRKQLSEVALFV, encoded by the coding sequence ATGGCGAGCGACGAGCACCCGTTCATCCCGTACCGAACCGAACGGCTCGAGCCCGAGGAGATGCTGACGCGGGGCCAAGCGTTCTTCGCAGAAATGAACCAGCGGCGGAGCTGCCGCTTCTTCTCCGAGGAGCCCGTGCCGCGGGCGGCCATCGAGCTGGCGATCCAGGCGGCCTCCACCGCGCCCAGCGGCGCGCACCGCCAGCCTTGGCGTTTCGTGGCAATCAGTGATGCCAACACCAAGCGCCGCATTCGCATCGCCGCCGAGGAAGAGGAGCGGATCTCCTACGAAGGCGGCCGCATGCCGCCGGAGTGGCGCGAGGCGTTGGCTCCTCTGGGCACCGATTGGCACAAGCCGTATCTCGAGACCGTGCCGTGGCTCGTGGTGGTGTTCGAGGAGACCTTCGGCCAGCTTCCGGACGGCGCCCGCCGCAAGAACTACTACGTGAAGGAGAGCGTCGGCATCGCCTGCGGACTGTTCATCGCGGCACTGCACCGCATGGGGCTCGCCACGCTGACCCACACCCCGAGCCCCATGGGCTTCTTGTCCGAAATCCTGGGCCGGCCGGCGAACGAGAAGCCCTTCATCTTGTTTCCCGTGGGTTACCCAGCCGCGGACGCGAAGGTGCCGGATCTCCGGCGCAAGCAGCTGAGCGAGGTCGCCCTCTTCGTGTGA
- the nhaA gene encoding Na+/H+ antiporter NhaA: MAIGELISFRPSGPPSVPPDTWASAHRMARRVGRPLSHFLHVEAASGVVLLLAAAGALVWANGPWHQSYEHVWHTPIGFQLGSLSFAHPLHFWINDVLMVLFFFVAGMEIRREIHEGELSEVRRAALPVIAALGGMIAPAIIYAGFAHGTPVSRGWGTPMATDIAFAVGIFALLGKRVAPGLRVLLLALAIVDDIGAIVVIAVFFPTGFQALSLAVAVGGIGLIVAMRRLGVRRALAYVPPAIVVWYGVYKSGVHPTVAGVVVGLLTPVRPWYGARGFSSVARRAIEDFTRREREHAPATDLVIPLSRIETAQREALAPVTRLTTLLHPWVAFGIMPLFALANAGVNLHGVDFGYPSANVVALGVFLGLLLGKPIGVLGACWLGTKLGVAALPRGVDLKGIFVVGLAAGIGFTMAIFISGLAFGDAGHLGVAKLAILAGSFVSGVAALLMGRRLLSPAGAEHVSVDDAEQSDEY; this comes from the coding sequence ATGGCGATCGGCGAGCTCATCTCCTTCCGGCCCAGCGGGCCGCCCAGCGTTCCCCCGGACACCTGGGCCTCGGCGCACCGCATGGCGCGCCGCGTGGGCCGCCCCCTGAGCCACTTCCTCCACGTGGAAGCGGCCAGCGGCGTGGTGCTGCTCTTGGCGGCCGCCGGCGCGCTGGTGTGGGCCAACGGCCCCTGGCACCAGAGCTACGAGCACGTGTGGCACACGCCCATCGGCTTTCAGCTCGGCTCGCTGTCGTTCGCCCACCCGCTGCATTTCTGGATCAACGACGTCCTCATGGTGCTCTTCTTCTTCGTCGCCGGCATGGAGATCCGGCGCGAAATCCACGAGGGAGAGCTGAGCGAGGTGCGTCGCGCGGCCCTGCCCGTGATCGCGGCGCTGGGCGGCATGATCGCTCCGGCGATCATCTACGCCGGGTTCGCCCACGGCACGCCGGTGAGCCGCGGCTGGGGCACGCCGATGGCCACCGACATCGCCTTCGCCGTGGGCATCTTCGCGTTGCTCGGCAAGCGCGTGGCACCCGGGCTCAGAGTGCTGCTCTTGGCTCTGGCGATCGTGGACGACATCGGCGCCATCGTGGTGATCGCCGTGTTCTTCCCGACGGGCTTCCAAGCGCTGAGCCTGGCGGTCGCGGTGGGCGGCATCGGGCTGATCGTGGCCATGCGACGCCTCGGCGTGCGGCGTGCCTTGGCCTACGTGCCTCCGGCGATCGTGGTCTGGTACGGCGTGTACAAGAGTGGCGTCCACCCGACGGTAGCGGGGGTGGTGGTCGGCCTGCTCACGCCGGTTCGGCCTTGGTATGGCGCGCGTGGTTTCTCTTCGGTAGCACGACGCGCGATCGAGGACTTCACGCGCCGAGAGCGCGAGCACGCGCCAGCGACGGATCTCGTCATTCCCCTCTCGCGCATCGAGACCGCGCAGCGCGAGGCGCTGGCGCCGGTCACGCGCCTCACCACACTTTTGCATCCCTGGGTGGCCTTCGGGATCATGCCGCTGTTCGCCTTGGCGAACGCCGGCGTGAACCTCCACGGCGTGGATTTCGGCTATCCCTCGGCCAACGTCGTCGCCCTGGGCGTGTTCTTGGGACTGCTCCTGGGCAAGCCCATCGGCGTGCTGGGAGCCTGTTGGCTCGGCACCAAGCTCGGCGTCGCAGCGCTGCCCCGTGGCGTGGACTTGAAAGGCATTTTCGTCGTGGGCTTGGCGGCCGGAATCGGCTTCACCATGGCGATCTTCATCTCCGGCTTGGCCTTCGGCGACGCGGGGCATCTGGGTGTGGCAAAGCTCGCCATCCTGGCGGGGTCCTTCGTCTCGGGGGTGGCGGCGCTGCTGATGGGCCGGCGTCTTTTGTCTCCGGCCGGTGCGGAGCACGTGAGCGTCGACGACGCCGAACAGTCGGACGAATACTGA
- a CDS encoding VIT1/CCC1 transporter family protein, translating into MDRALEGYASEKESSFLYGVLAEVERGTPREELFRKLADAAEEQAEVWATHLSRIPEVSPSLRARLVARLVRRFGVPALRPALAAMKVRGLSAYDHGHEKPSEVVGSEKRHAMVGGGNLRAAVFGVNDGLVSNTALILGVAGANAGNHVILLSGVAGLLAGAFSMAAGEYVSVRSQRELYEYQIGLEREELAEYPEEEAEELALIYAARGLPKDDARELAQRITADPARALDTLAREELGLDPSSLGSPLGAAQSSFAAFAIGAALPLMPFALASGWVALGAAVALAALALFSVGAALSLFTGRSALYGGARMLAIGSAAGAATFAIGRLLG; encoded by the coding sequence ATGGACCGGGCGCTCGAAGGCTACGCGTCGGAGAAGGAATCCAGCTTCTTGTACGGCGTGCTGGCCGAGGTGGAACGCGGCACGCCACGGGAAGAGCTGTTCCGCAAGCTGGCCGACGCGGCCGAAGAGCAAGCGGAGGTGTGGGCGACGCACCTGTCACGGATTCCAGAGGTCTCGCCGAGCCTACGCGCTCGCCTGGTCGCGCGGCTGGTTCGACGCTTCGGCGTGCCGGCGCTGCGCCCGGCGCTGGCGGCCATGAAGGTGCGCGGTCTTTCGGCCTACGACCACGGCCACGAGAAGCCCTCGGAGGTAGTGGGCAGCGAGAAGCGCCATGCCATGGTGGGCGGGGGCAACCTGCGAGCAGCCGTGTTCGGCGTGAACGACGGCCTGGTCTCGAACACCGCGTTGATCCTGGGGGTGGCGGGAGCCAATGCCGGCAACCACGTCATCCTGCTGTCCGGAGTGGCGGGGCTTCTGGCCGGCGCCTTCAGCATGGCGGCCGGAGAGTACGTGTCGGTGCGCTCGCAGCGCGAGCTGTACGAGTACCAGATCGGTCTCGAGCGCGAAGAGCTCGCGGAGTACCCGGAAGAGGAAGCCGAGGAGCTGGCCCTCATCTACGCCGCCCGCGGCTTACCGAAGGACGACGCTCGGGAGCTCGCCCAGCGCATCACGGCAGATCCCGCGCGCGCTCTCGACACCTTGGCTAGAGAAGAGCTCGGGCTGGATCCGAGCTCCCTCGGATCGCCGCTCGGTGCGGCGCAGTCGTCCTTCGCGGCGTTCGCCATCGGCGCCGCCTTGCCCCTGATGCCGTTCGCGCTCGCCTCGGGATGGGTGGCCCTGGGCGCCGCGGTCGCGCTGGCGGCGCTGGCGTTGTTCTCCGTGGGCGCAGCGCTGAGCCTGTTCACGGGAAGGAGCGCGCTGTACGGCGGCGCGCGGATGCTCGCCATCGGAAGCGCGGCGGGAGCCGCCACCTTCGCCATCGGCCGCCTGCTCGGATGA
- a CDS encoding beta-propeller domain-containing protein has translation MNARALGLIALSVLVSCAPGAPPRISSTEKPAGPAKPQEKQVNPPTPKPVAERPPPPKVSAPMLGEPSVATLSEARLVESSCEDVKIIEKKRTDALVAKMKQDVDASFQRWSKQQPGCWEQYRYEAKMRAQWGQVGSAIGYGSLGLSGVGSGGGGFGRLHGSHKVVSARSVSRTNNQVSGVDEADIVKTDGRWVYFAMNGALRIVEAMKPRVVSVTRLRGHTRELFVDGDRAVVFSSSAAPARRCTYGYDCQFAGDGSATEISVFDISSRAKPKLLRSIELSGSLIAARKIGHTVHTVVADGDTPRASYSTWPSGLATCGTQEKYVRAKFAALKRENEKRIRARHFGLPTLKESGNEQKLCRGLLRTAFSDGEAFTTLVSFDVTKSDTPTTATIQSRPGAVFASTDALYFSVGHRRTDRWYSFYDAENEVSEIHKFRIGGAPEDTRYVGSGVVPGHVLNQFSMDEWYGYLRIATTKGHVPDPKAESVVSVLAEAEGGNLARVGAIPKIAPGEDIRAVRFDGDRAYVVTFKKTDPLFVMDLYDPARPKILGELKIPGFSTYLHRIDPEHLLSIGFDAEDHDSFAYFDGVILQLFDVKNPTEPKLLHKEKIGTRGSSSEAITNHLAFNYLADKGLLAVPMTICEGGGDGMNGNELTFGGLLVYDVSVAKGFKRLGGIDHGTQGADCSTWWSNATSQVKRSLFLDDLVYSIANDRVKVQRMGHFGEDVADIRLN, from the coding sequence GTGAATGCGCGAGCCCTCGGTCTTATCGCCCTCTCCGTGCTGGTGAGCTGCGCTCCCGGCGCGCCCCCTCGCATCAGCTCCACGGAAAAGCCGGCCGGCCCGGCAAAGCCTCAGGAAAAGCAGGTGAATCCCCCGACGCCCAAGCCGGTGGCGGAGCGCCCACCGCCGCCCAAGGTCAGCGCGCCGATGCTCGGAGAGCCATCGGTGGCCACGCTGTCCGAGGCGCGGCTGGTGGAGTCCAGCTGCGAGGACGTGAAGATCATCGAGAAGAAGCGAACGGACGCGCTGGTGGCCAAGATGAAGCAGGACGTGGACGCGTCCTTCCAGCGCTGGAGCAAGCAGCAACCGGGTTGCTGGGAGCAGTACCGCTACGAAGCAAAGATGCGGGCCCAGTGGGGACAGGTGGGCTCCGCCATCGGCTACGGCAGCCTCGGGCTCAGTGGTGTGGGCTCCGGGGGCGGCGGGTTCGGGCGCCTCCACGGATCCCACAAGGTCGTGAGCGCTCGGTCCGTGTCACGCACGAACAACCAGGTCTCCGGCGTGGACGAAGCCGACATCGTCAAGACCGACGGGCGCTGGGTGTACTTCGCCATGAACGGCGCGCTGCGCATCGTGGAAGCGATGAAGCCGCGCGTCGTGTCCGTCACACGCCTTCGCGGACACACCCGGGAGCTGTTCGTCGACGGCGATCGTGCGGTGGTCTTTTCGTCCAGTGCGGCCCCCGCCCGGCGCTGCACCTATGGCTACGATTGCCAGTTCGCGGGCGACGGCAGCGCCACCGAGATTTCCGTATTCGACATATCCAGTCGCGCCAAGCCGAAGCTCCTGCGTAGCATCGAGCTATCCGGCTCCCTGATCGCCGCGCGCAAGATTGGCCACACGGTCCACACCGTCGTCGCCGACGGCGACACTCCGCGCGCCAGCTATTCCACCTGGCCATCCGGGCTCGCTACCTGCGGCACGCAGGAGAAGTACGTGCGCGCCAAGTTCGCGGCGCTGAAACGCGAAAACGAGAAGCGCATTCGCGCCCGGCACTTCGGGTTGCCGACCCTGAAGGAGTCCGGCAACGAGCAGAAGCTCTGCCGCGGGCTCCTGCGCACGGCGTTCAGCGACGGCGAGGCGTTCACCACGCTGGTGTCCTTCGACGTCACCAAGAGCGATACGCCGACCACGGCGACGATTCAGAGCCGCCCGGGCGCGGTGTTCGCTTCCACGGACGCGCTCTACTTTTCCGTGGGCCACCGCCGCACGGACCGCTGGTACTCCTTCTACGACGCCGAGAACGAGGTCAGCGAGATCCACAAGTTTCGCATCGGCGGCGCGCCGGAGGACACGCGCTACGTGGGCTCCGGCGTGGTTCCCGGTCACGTGCTCAATCAGTTCTCCATGGACGAGTGGTACGGCTACCTGCGCATCGCCACCACCAAGGGCCACGTACCGGATCCCAAGGCCGAGAGCGTGGTGTCCGTTCTGGCCGAAGCCGAGGGCGGCAACCTGGCACGCGTCGGCGCGATCCCCAAGATCGCCCCCGGTGAGGACATCCGCGCCGTGCGTTTCGATGGCGACCGCGCCTACGTCGTCACCTTCAAGAAGACGGACCCGCTGTTCGTGATGGACCTGTACGACCCCGCGCGCCCCAAGATCCTAGGAGAGCTGAAGATCCCGGGGTTTTCCACCTATCTACACCGCATCGATCCGGAGCACCTGTTGTCCATCGGCTTCGACGCCGAAGACCACGACAGCTTCGCCTACTTCGACGGCGTGATCCTGCAGCTGTTCGACGTGAAGAACCCGACCGAGCCCAAGCTCCTACACAAGGAGAAGATCGGAACCCGCGGCTCGAGCTCGGAAGCCATCACCAACCACCTGGCGTTCAACTACCTCGCCGACAAGGGCCTGCTCGCGGTGCCCATGACCATCTGCGAGGGCGGCGGAGACGGGATGAACGGCAACGAGCTCACCTTCGGCGGCCTGTTGGTCTACGACGTGAGCGTTGCCAAGGGCTTCAAGCGGCTCGGCGGCATCGATCACGGAACCCAGGGGGCGGACTGCAGCACCTGGTGGTCCAACGCCACATCACAGGTCAAGCGCAGCCTGTTCCTGGACGACCTGGTGTACTCCATCGCGAACGATCGCGTGAAGGTTCAGCGCATGGGCCACTTCGGAGAAGACGTCGCCGACATCAGATTGAATTGA
- a CDS encoding extensin family protein has protein sequence MARAAWMVLSILALGCAREAVPPGAPRMLVAAPGYAWPPTTSTGRPPSDTWTVARGPDKPPAELPAPRSQARVTLPLPKLAPATLPPAGAQCLARLTELGVAYESVDHLRGVSTPVVVKSDIGGLHFVAGAGLPLELDCRFAVALAEVAPILTHLGVTALRFSGAYVYRQSRVGKLSLHANGLAIDVHAMKVASGWVEVKKDFSRGLSDGCAVDAPVLNRVACELKRTGRFKELLTPDYNADHHDHIHLAIARTGEEPDLNSI, from the coding sequence ATGGCCCGAGCAGCGTGGATGGTGCTTTCGATCTTGGCTCTGGGCTGCGCCCGAGAAGCCGTGCCGCCGGGGGCCCCGCGAATGCTGGTGGCCGCTCCGGGGTATGCGTGGCCGCCGACCACGTCGACGGGCAGGCCGCCGAGCGACACGTGGACCGTTGCCCGAGGTCCCGACAAGCCCCCGGCGGAGCTGCCCGCACCACGGTCCCAGGCGCGCGTCACGTTGCCGCTGCCCAAGCTGGCTCCCGCCACGCTTCCACCGGCGGGAGCGCAGTGCCTCGCTCGACTCACGGAGCTCGGGGTCGCCTACGAGAGCGTGGACCACTTGCGAGGAGTGAGCACCCCCGTGGTGGTGAAGAGTGACATCGGCGGACTGCATTTCGTCGCCGGAGCCGGCTTGCCCCTCGAGCTCGACTGTCGCTTCGCGGTGGCATTGGCCGAGGTCGCGCCCATCCTGACGCACCTGGGGGTCACGGCGCTGCGCTTCTCCGGCGCCTACGTGTACCGCCAGAGCCGCGTGGGCAAGCTCAGCCTGCATGCCAATGGTCTCGCCATCGACGTGCACGCAATGAAGGTGGCGAGCGGCTGGGTCGAGGTGAAGAAGGACTTTTCCCGAGGGCTCTCGGACGGCTGCGCCGTGGACGCCCCCGTGCTCAATCGCGTGGCCTGCGAGCTGAAGCGCACCGGGCGCTTCAAGGAGCTCTTGACCCCCGACTACAACGCGGACCATCACGACCACATCCATCTGGCCATCGCGCGCACAGGGGAAGAGCCGGATCTCAATTCAATCTGA